A genomic region of Microlunatus sagamiharensis contains the following coding sequences:
- a CDS encoding aldo/keto reductase: protein MSQSAAVGDGPVVGVGLAAVGRPAYITPGRDRDLGRSRSVEELEADARSVLDAAYAAGVRYVDAARSYGLAERFLGGWLSTRADRLGSADVTVASKWGYAYVGGWRLDAEVHEVKDHSLDAFERQVEETRAALGRLPDVYQVHSLTPDSPALTDAALHRRLAGLRDGGTAVGFSTSGPRQADVVRRALTLEVGGARLFAVVQSTWNVLEPSAGPALAEARRAGLRVVVKEAVANGRLVGVEADPAPGVAAVLRLAGQLGVTPDQVAVAAALAQPWASVVLSGAVTPDQLRSNLGAARVDLPPGWLDDVLAAREQPEAYWRERSARAWT, encoded by the coding sequence ATGAGCCAGAGCGCGGCAGTCGGCGACGGGCCCGTGGTCGGGGTGGGCCTGGCCGCGGTCGGCCGCCCGGCGTACATCACCCCGGGTCGTGACCGGGACCTCGGCCGCTCGCGCTCGGTCGAGGAGCTGGAGGCCGACGCCCGCTCCGTGCTCGACGCCGCGTACGCCGCCGGGGTCCGCTACGTCGACGCCGCCCGCTCCTACGGGCTCGCCGAGCGGTTCCTCGGCGGCTGGCTCTCGACCCGGGCGGACCGACTGGGGTCGGCCGACGTCACCGTCGCCTCGAAGTGGGGCTACGCCTACGTCGGCGGGTGGCGCCTCGACGCCGAGGTGCATGAGGTCAAGGACCACTCGCTCGACGCCTTCGAGCGCCAGGTGGAGGAGACGCGGGCGGCGTTGGGCCGGCTGCCGGACGTCTACCAGGTCCACTCCCTCACCCCGGACAGCCCGGCGCTGACCGACGCCGCCCTGCACCGCCGGCTGGCCGGCCTGCGCGACGGCGGGACGGCGGTCGGCTTCTCGACCTCCGGGCCACGGCAGGCCGACGTGGTGCGCCGCGCGCTCACCCTCGAGGTCGGCGGCGCCCGTCTCTTCGCCGTCGTGCAGTCGACCTGGAACGTCCTCGAGCCCTCCGCCGGACCGGCGCTGGCCGAGGCCCGGCGCGCCGGCCTGCGGGTGGTGGTCAAGGAGGCGGTGGCCAACGGCCGCCTCGTCGGGGTGGAGGCCGACCCCGCGCCGGGCGTCGCCGCCGTGCTGCGCCTCGCCGGCCAGCTGGGCGTCACGCCCGACCAGGTCGCCGTGGCCGCCGCCCTCGCCCAGCCCTGGGCCTCGGTCGTCCTCTCCGGCGCCGTCACCCCGGACCAGCTGCGGAGCAACCTCGGCGCCGCCCGGGTCGACCTGCCCCCGGGCTGGTTGGACGACGTCCTGGCCGCCCGCGAGCAGCCCGAGGCCTACTGGCGGGAGCGCTCCGCGCGCGCCTGGACCTGA
- a CDS encoding nuclear transport factor 2 family protein, whose amino-acid sequence MADRPPLPPFTRETAAAKVQAAEDAWNSRDPERVSVAYTGDSRWRNRDTFVTGREEIVAFLTAKWERELDYALRKSLWAFTDDRIAVRFQYECRDADGRWWRSYGNENWEFDAHGLMRRREASIDDVAIAEADRRIFGARPESERGVELPLR is encoded by the coding sequence ATGGCCGACCGACCGCCCCTGCCCCCGTTCACCCGTGAGACCGCCGCCGCGAAGGTCCAGGCCGCGGAGGACGCGTGGAACAGCCGCGACCCGGAGCGGGTCTCGGTCGCGTACACAGGGGACTCGCGCTGGCGCAACCGCGACACCTTCGTCACCGGTCGCGAGGAGATCGTCGCCTTCCTCACCGCGAAGTGGGAGCGCGAGCTCGACTACGCCCTGCGCAAGTCGTTGTGGGCCTTCACCGACGACCGGATCGCGGTGCGCTTCCAGTACGAGTGCCGCGACGCGGACGGGCGCTGGTGGCGCAGCTACGGCAACGAGAACTGGGAGTTCGACGCGCACGGGCTGATGCGGCGCCGCGAGGCGAGCATCGACGACGTCGCGATCGCCGAGGCCGACCGGCGGATCTTCGGCGCCCGGCCCGAGAGCGAGCGCGGGGTCGAGCTCCCCCTCCGGTGA
- a CDS encoding GNAT family N-acetyltransferase, which yields MTTTVRRLGPEASAASQRLGHEAFGVPASTTGPPAEPRSLDLPGWHWWGVTEGDRLLAQAADREFDGWFGGRVLPVAGIAGVTVAAEARGRGVLGPVLLALLEGARERGAVVSTMFPSAPGIYRRTGYESIAGVRVVDVPSASLAGLRPGGEVTLRRAEPVDAERVRRLYDAWAAGVDGALTRRGVSFTTTDEELVGGPTGVTLAEAPDGRLLGYASWLRGRGDGSGPELVVDDLLATEVDAYAALLGMLGSFASVASTVRLRTTADDLVRVLLGSLAWTTVQDELYMLKVLDVEAAFTGAACSPALTAALGFHLSGDVLPGLDGAYAVTASGGLVHCERAVVTGDRTLSPRGLALLVTGARPCRDLRALGLLVGGDRAEDATWDALVAGRVRGVLDHF from the coding sequence ATGACCACGACGGTGCGGCGGCTCGGACCCGAGGCATCGGCCGCGTCGCAGCGGCTGGGCCACGAGGCGTTCGGCGTGCCGGCGTCCACCACGGGTCCGCCCGCGGAGCCGCGCTCGCTCGATCTGCCGGGCTGGCACTGGTGGGGCGTCACCGAGGGCGACCGGCTGCTGGCGCAGGCGGCCGACCGCGAGTTCGACGGGTGGTTCGGCGGCCGGGTGCTGCCCGTGGCCGGCATCGCCGGGGTCACCGTCGCCGCCGAGGCCCGCGGCCGGGGCGTGCTCGGTCCGGTGCTGCTCGCCCTGCTCGAGGGGGCGCGCGAGCGGGGCGCCGTGGTGTCCACCATGTTCCCCAGCGCGCCCGGCATCTACCGCCGCACCGGCTACGAGTCCATCGCCGGCGTCCGCGTCGTCGACGTCCCCAGCGCCTCGCTCGCCGGCCTGCGACCCGGGGGCGAGGTGACCCTGCGCCGGGCCGAGCCGGTCGACGCCGAGCGCGTCCGGAGGCTCTACGACGCCTGGGCCGCCGGCGTCGACGGCGCGCTGACGCGGCGCGGCGTCTCCTTCACCACGACCGACGAGGAGCTCGTGGGCGGGCCGACCGGGGTCACCCTGGCCGAGGCCCCCGACGGCCGGCTGCTCGGCTACGCCTCCTGGCTGCGCGGCCGCGGCGACGGCAGCGGTCCCGAGCTCGTCGTGGACGACCTGCTCGCGACGGAGGTCGACGCGTACGCCGCCCTGCTCGGCATGCTCGGCAGCTTCGCCAGCGTGGCGTCGACCGTGCGGCTGCGCACGACCGCCGACGACCTCGTCCGCGTGCTCCTCGGATCCCTGGCCTGGACGACGGTGCAGGACGAGCTCTACATGCTCAAGGTGCTCGACGTGGAGGCCGCCTTCACCGGCGCGGCCTGCTCGCCGGCCCTGACCGCCGCGCTCGGCTTCCACCTGAGCGGTGACGTGCTCCCCGGCCTCGACGGGGCGTACGCGGTCACGGCGTCGGGCGGCCTGGTGCACTGCGAGCGGGCCGTCGTGACCGGCGACCGGACGCTCTCGCCGCGCGGGCTCGCCCTGCTCGTCACCGGCGCGCGGCCCTGCCGTGACCTGCGCGCCCTCGGCCTCCTCGTCGGCGGTGACCGGGCCGAGGACGCGACCTGGGACGCGCTGGTCGCCGGTCGCGTGCGCGGGGTCCTGGACCACTTCTGA
- a CDS encoding ABC transporter permease encodes MAAYVVRRLLQMIPVIIGSTFLIFVMVFALGDPVAGRCGERACPPAYVAKFRADNHLDQPIPVQYALYLGRLLHGDLGTTFAGNSVGAELIQRWPTTLKLALIAVVFESVVGIAAGILAALRKGKFLDYLVTLSSLLVISIPVFVIGGLAQLIFGLRLGIFPVTSTQGTWGQLVLPGLVLGALSLAYIARLMRATLMENLRSDYVRTAKAKGLPPRRVVGVHTLRNSLIPVVTFIGYDVGALMGGAIVTERIFNVNGIGGFLFRGITLKDGSIVVGTITCLVLVYLLVNLIVDVLYGVLDPRISND; translated from the coding sequence ATGGCTGCGTACGTGGTTCGACGTCTGCTGCAGATGATCCCCGTGATCATCGGGTCGACGTTCCTGATCTTCGTGATGGTCTTCGCCCTGGGCGACCCGGTCGCCGGGCGCTGCGGGGAGCGTGCCTGCCCACCGGCGTACGTGGCCAAGTTCCGGGCCGACAACCACCTGGACCAGCCGATCCCGGTGCAGTACGCCCTCTACCTCGGGCGGCTGCTCCACGGCGACCTGGGCACCACCTTCGCCGGCAACTCGGTCGGGGCCGAGCTGATCCAGCGCTGGCCCACCACGCTCAAGCTCGCCCTGATCGCCGTCGTCTTCGAGAGCGTCGTCGGCATCGCCGCCGGCATCCTCGCCGCGCTGCGCAAGGGCAAGTTCCTCGACTACCTCGTGACGCTGTCGAGCCTCCTCGTGATCTCGATCCCGGTCTTCGTGATCGGCGGCCTGGCCCAGCTCATCTTCGGCCTGCGGCTCGGCATCTTCCCGGTCACCTCGACACAAGGCACCTGGGGGCAGCTGGTGCTGCCCGGCCTCGTGCTGGGGGCCCTCTCACTGGCCTACATCGCGCGGCTGATGCGCGCCACGCTGATGGAGAACCTGCGCAGCGACTACGTCCGCACCGCCAAGGCCAAGGGTCTGCCACCCAGACGCGTCGTCGGTGTCCACACGCTGCGCAACTCGCTCATCCCCGTCGTCACCTTCATCGGCTACGACGTCGGCGCGCTGATGGGTGGGGCGATCGTCACCGAGCGCATCTTCAACGTCAACGGGATCGGCGGCTTCCTCTTCCGGGGGATCACGCTCAAGGACGGCTCGATCGTGGTGGGCACCATCACCTGCCTGGTCCTCGTCTACCTGCTCGTGAACCTCATCGTCGACGTCCTCTACGGCGTCCTGGACCCACGGATCAGCAATGACTGA
- the ychF gene encoding redox-regulated ATPase YchF has protein sequence MALTIGIVGLPNAGKSTLFNALTRNDVLAANYPFATIEPNVGVVGVPDPRLGVLGGLFSSERTVPATVSFVDIAGIVRGASQGEGMGNAFLSHIREADAICQVTRVFTDPDVTHVEGEVEPSNDIETINTELILADLQTLERALPRLEKEARTNKDKLAVIAAVKEAQQVLDSGRTVFAAGLDREPLRELFLLTAKPFLYVFNCDSDELADTALLDRLRGIVAPAEAIFLDAKIESELVEMEPDEARELLAEMGMDEPGLDHLARVAFATLGLQTYLTAGPKESRAWTIPQGATAPEAAGVIHTDFQKGFIKAEIVSYDDLVAAGSVNNARAKGQVRLEGKDYVMADGDVVEFRFNV, from the coding sequence GTGGCGCTCACCATCGGCATCGTCGGACTCCCCAACGCGGGCAAGTCCACCCTGTTCAACGCCCTGACCCGCAACGACGTCCTCGCCGCGAACTACCCGTTCGCGACCATCGAGCCCAACGTCGGCGTGGTCGGGGTCCCGGACCCGCGGCTCGGGGTGCTGGGTGGGCTGTTCTCCTCCGAGCGCACCGTCCCGGCGACCGTCAGCTTCGTCGACATCGCCGGCATCGTCCGCGGGGCGAGCCAGGGCGAGGGCATGGGCAATGCCTTCCTGTCCCACATCCGCGAGGCCGACGCGATCTGCCAGGTCACCCGGGTCTTCACCGACCCCGACGTCACCCACGTCGAGGGCGAGGTCGAGCCGTCCAACGACATCGAGACCATCAACACCGAGCTGATCCTGGCCGACCTGCAGACCCTCGAGCGCGCCCTGCCGCGGCTGGAGAAGGAGGCGCGGACCAACAAGGACAAGCTCGCCGTCATCGCCGCGGTCAAGGAGGCGCAGCAGGTGCTCGACTCAGGGCGCACCGTCTTCGCCGCCGGCCTCGACCGCGAGCCGCTGCGCGAGCTCTTCCTGCTCACGGCCAAGCCGTTCCTCTACGTCTTCAACTGCGACTCCGACGAGCTGGCCGACACCGCCCTGCTCGACCGGTTGCGCGGCATCGTCGCCCCGGCCGAGGCGATCTTCCTCGACGCCAAGATCGAGTCCGAGCTCGTCGAGATGGAGCCCGACGAGGCGCGCGAGCTCCTCGCCGAGATGGGCATGGACGAGCCGGGCCTCGACCACCTCGCGCGGGTCGCGTTCGCCACGCTCGGGCTGCAGACCTACCTGACCGCCGGGCCGAAGGAGTCGCGTGCCTGGACGATCCCGCAGGGCGCCACCGCGCCCGAGGCGGCCGGGGTGATCCACACCGACTTCCAGAAGGGCTTCATCAAGGCCGAGATCGTGTCGTACGACGACCTGGTCGCCGCCGGCTCGGTCAACAACGCCCGCGCCAAGGGCCAGGTCCGCCTGGAGGGCAAGGACTACGTGATGGCCGACGGCGACGTGGTGGAGTTCCGCTTCAACGTCTGA
- the pepN gene encoding aminopeptidase N, which yields MSAGADGRTSLTRAEAEVRAGAVSVQSVEVALDLTDEAGPTFGSRSVIRFSSTASETFVDFAGEELTAAVLNGRPLDLAAWSRARIPLTGLQADNVLEVEGRMGYSSDGEGLHRHVDPADGRTYLYAMSFLDAAPRWYACFDQPDLKTRCTFDVTAPVGWTVLGNGPAEVLEPGRWRIVSAHPLSTYFTTLVAGPYASVHGEHDGIPLGLHVRASLRAELEAQAPDMLAVTAASFDYYHRLFGIRYPFGEYHQAFVPDFNAGAMENPGCVTFRDSYVPRGRITHAEQGTRAGTIAHEMAHQWFGDLVTMRWWDDLWLNESFAEYLAHRCCTEATPYALWTEFGIARKDWGSVADQSPSTHPVAGNEAPDAAAALQNFDGISYAKGAAVLRQLATYVGDDVFLDGLRDHISSHAYGNATFADLVGSWTRAGAQDLPAWAQAWLRTSGMDTLDVEHADAGVRLVATPSEGSPVRPHTVQVGVVDEALALTVLDPVTVGGEPSPVVPVAGPAVLVTPDATDVAWAKVRFGPDGWERVAAALPTLQDETASVAIWNAVRDAVRDADLDPRAALDLVATSLPQQRSEVVWDSVLAFARTQLAGVYAPVGERAGRAARVREVAWRLVDGAAPRSDRQLVSFRQAVRLETDPDRLAAWFDGTDLPPGLGLDPELVWSVVERWCALGTGTGLLDQALARDPSASGQVHAARARAARPDAEAKAAAWRLLVEPSPAGAYELYATGDGFWTAGQEELTTPYVARYFAEIGGTARFREGWALGQVATQAFPRTAATPEALQAADAALRTDLAAQVRRAVVDGTDKIRRAVASLARWP from the coding sequence GTGAGCGCGGGCGCCGACGGGCGCACCAGCCTCACCCGGGCCGAGGCCGAGGTCCGCGCCGGCGCGGTCTCGGTGCAGAGCGTCGAGGTGGCCCTCGACCTCACCGACGAGGCGGGACCGACCTTCGGCTCGCGCAGCGTCATCCGCTTCTCCAGCACCGCGTCCGAGACCTTCGTGGACTTCGCCGGGGAGGAGCTCACCGCGGCCGTGCTCAACGGTCGCCCGCTCGACCTCGCCGCCTGGTCCCGGGCGCGCATCCCGCTGACCGGGCTGCAGGCCGACAACGTGCTCGAGGTCGAGGGCCGGATGGGCTACTCCAGCGACGGGGAGGGCCTGCACCGCCACGTCGACCCCGCCGACGGGCGCACCTACCTCTACGCGATGTCGTTCCTCGACGCGGCGCCGCGCTGGTACGCCTGCTTCGACCAGCCCGACCTCAAGACCCGGTGCACCTTCGACGTCACCGCGCCCGTCGGCTGGACCGTGCTGGGCAACGGTCCGGCGGAGGTCCTGGAGCCGGGCCGGTGGCGCATCGTCTCGGCGCACCCGCTGTCCACGTACTTCACGACGCTGGTCGCGGGTCCGTACGCGTCGGTCCACGGCGAGCACGACGGCATCCCGCTCGGGCTGCACGTGCGCGCGTCACTGCGTGCGGAGCTCGAGGCGCAGGCGCCCGACATGCTCGCGGTCACGGCCGCGTCGTTCGACTACTACCACCGCCTCTTCGGCATCCGGTACCCCTTCGGGGAGTACCACCAGGCCTTCGTGCCCGACTTCAACGCCGGCGCGATGGAGAACCCGGGCTGCGTCACCTTCCGCGACAGCTACGTGCCGCGCGGTCGCATCACCCACGCCGAGCAGGGCACCCGCGCCGGCACGATCGCCCACGAGATGGCCCACCAGTGGTTCGGGGACCTCGTGACCATGCGCTGGTGGGACGACCTGTGGCTCAACGAGTCGTTCGCGGAGTACCTGGCGCACCGCTGCTGCACCGAGGCGACCCCGTACGCGCTGTGGACCGAGTTCGGCATCGCCCGCAAGGACTGGGGCTCGGTCGCCGACCAGTCGCCCTCGACCCACCCGGTCGCCGGCAACGAGGCGCCCGACGCGGCCGCGGCGCTGCAGAACTTCGACGGCATCTCCTACGCCAAGGGCGCGGCCGTGCTGCGCCAGCTCGCGACCTACGTGGGCGACGACGTCTTCCTCGACGGGCTGCGCGACCACATCAGCAGCCACGCGTACGGCAACGCCACCTTCGCCGACCTCGTCGGCTCGTGGACGCGGGCCGGGGCGCAGGACCTGCCGGCCTGGGCGCAGGCCTGGCTGCGCACCTCCGGCATGGACACCCTCGACGTCGAGCACGCCGACGCCGGCGTGCGCCTGGTCGCGACCCCGTCGGAGGGGTCCCCGGTCCGGCCGCACACGGTGCAGGTCGGGGTGGTCGACGAGGCCCTTGCGCTCACCGTGCTCGACCCGGTCACGGTCGGCGGCGAGCCGTCACCGGTCGTCCCCGTGGCCGGTCCGGCCGTGCTCGTCACCCCCGACGCCACCGACGTGGCCTGGGCCAAGGTCCGCTTCGGCCCCGACGGCTGGGAGCGCGTGGCCGCCGCCCTGCCGACGCTGCAGGACGAGACCGCCTCGGTCGCGATCTGGAACGCGGTGCGCGACGCGGTCCGCGACGCCGACCTCGACCCGCGCGCGGCCCTGGACCTCGTCGCGACCTCGCTGCCGCAGCAGCGCTCCGAGGTCGTGTGGGACTCCGTGCTCGCCTTCGCCCGGACCCAGCTGGCCGGGGTGTACGCGCCGGTGGGGGAGCGGGCGGGGCGTGCCGCCCGGGTGCGCGAGGTCGCCTGGCGCCTGGTCGACGGGGCCGCGCCGCGCTCGGACCGTCAGCTCGTCTCCTTCCGGCAGGCCGTCCGGCTCGAGACCGACCCGGACCGCCTGGCCGCGTGGTTCGACGGGACCGACCTGCCGCCCGGGCTGGGCCTCGACCCCGAGCTGGTCTGGTCGGTGGTGGAGCGCTGGTGCGCCCTGGGCACCGGGACCGGCCTGCTCGACCAGGCGCTGGCTCGAGACCCCTCCGCCTCCGGCCAGGTCCACGCCGCGCGCGCCCGTGCCGCACGCCCGGACGCCGAGGCCAAGGCCGCGGCCTGGCGGCTGCTCGTGGAGCCGTCACCGGCCGGCGCCTACGAGCTCTACGCCACCGGCGACGGGTTCTGGACCGCGGGGCAGGAGGAGCTCACCACCCCGTACGTGGCGCGCTACTTCGCCGAGATCGGCGGCACGGCGCGGTTCCGGGAGGGCTGGGCCCTCGGCCAGGTGGCGACGCAGGCCTTCCCGCGCACCGCCGCGACCCCGGAGGCGCTGCAGGCTGCGGACGCGGCGCTGCGGACCGATCTCGCCGCCCAGGTGCGCCGGGCGGTGGTCGACGGGACCGACAAGATCCGCCGCGCCGTCGCCTCGCTCGCGCGCTGGCCGTGA
- a CDS encoding peptide ABC transporter substrate-binding protein, translating into MRARTRLLAGAAVTSLALLATACGGGSSSPDAGNSAGTTGGGGGQITVNGCTPKAPLIAGNTSETCGGNIVDAFTAKLVHYNSDTAAPEMDLAESIDTSDNQNFTVKLKSGLTFQDGSPLTSKSFVDAWNYTAYGPNGQAGSYFMTPFDGFADVQCGDADCKQKPKAETMSGLKVVDDTTFTIKTSDKVSNLLTRLGYSAFAPQPQAFFDNPETFGQKPVGAGPFKVDSTGSTETVLSKWADYKGVAPAQVDQVTFRVYQDPSAAYNDVVANNLDVLDQIPPDQLIGDQWQSDLADRFGQRDIGGNDWVTFSPEDPQLKNNVPLRKALSMAIDRTSILNTVFNGTRSAATGWVPPAVDGYKAGACGDACTFDAAKAKAAYDAAGGYKGTLTYTANVDGAGNADMGTAICNSIKNTLGVDCVLNGVNDFATFQKGIDAGEYKGMMRSAWQMDYPSIENFLAPIYSKGADSNWSKYDSPTFADLLNKAAAASTPDEANALYQQAEAQLGTDFPTAPLDYKKANFGWSDRVSNVKITPFGTPDLSSITVK; encoded by the coding sequence ATGCGAGCAAGAACTCGCTTGCTGGCCGGCGCCGCGGTGACCTCGCTGGCGCTCCTGGCCACCGCGTGCGGCGGCGGCTCCAGCAGCCCGGACGCCGGGAACAGCGCGGGCACCACGGGCGGAGGCGGGGGCCAGATCACGGTCAACGGCTGCACCCCGAAGGCGCCGCTCATCGCCGGGAACACCTCCGAGACCTGCGGCGGCAACATCGTCGACGCGTTCACGGCCAAGCTCGTGCACTACAACTCCGACACGGCGGCTCCCGAGATGGACCTCGCCGAGTCGATCGACACCAGCGACAACCAGAACTTCACGGTCAAGCTGAAGTCGGGCCTCACCTTCCAGGACGGCAGCCCGCTGACCTCGAAGAGCTTCGTCGACGCGTGGAACTACACCGCCTACGGCCCCAACGGCCAGGCCGGCTCGTACTTCATGACGCCGTTCGACGGCTTCGCCGACGTGCAGTGCGGCGACGCCGACTGCAAGCAGAAGCCGAAGGCCGAGACCATGTCGGGCCTGAAGGTCGTCGACGACACCACCTTCACCATCAAGACCTCGGACAAGGTCTCGAACCTCCTGACGCGCCTGGGCTACTCCGCCTTCGCGCCGCAGCCGCAGGCCTTCTTCGACAACCCGGAGACCTTCGGGCAGAAGCCCGTCGGCGCCGGCCCGTTCAAGGTCGACAGCACGGGCTCGACCGAGACCGTCCTCAGCAAGTGGGCCGACTACAAGGGCGTGGCGCCCGCGCAGGTCGACCAGGTGACGTTCCGCGTCTACCAGGACCCGAGCGCCGCGTACAACGACGTCGTCGCCAACAACCTCGACGTGCTCGACCAGATCCCGCCGGACCAGCTCATCGGTGACCAGTGGCAGTCCGACCTCGCCGACCGCTTCGGCCAGCGCGACATCGGTGGCAACGACTGGGTGACCTTCTCCCCGGAGGACCCGCAGCTCAAGAACAACGTGCCGCTGCGCAAGGCGCTGTCGATGGCGATCGACCGCACGAGCATCCTCAACACCGTCTTCAACGGCACCCGCAGCGCGGCCACCGGCTGGGTCCCCCCGGCCGTGGACGGCTACAAGGCCGGTGCCTGCGGTGACGCGTGCACCTTCGACGCGGCCAAGGCCAAGGCGGCCTACGACGCGGCCGGCGGCTACAAGGGCACGCTGACCTACACGGCCAACGTGGACGGCGCCGGCAACGCGGACATGGGCACCGCGATCTGCAACTCGATCAAGAACACCCTCGGTGTCGACTGCGTCCTCAACGGCGTGAACGACTTCGCGACGTTCCAGAAGGGCATCGACGCCGGTGAGTACAAGGGCATGATGCGGTCCGCGTGGCAGATGGACTACCCCTCGATCGAGAACTTCCTCGCCCCGATCTACTCCAAGGGCGCGGACAGCAACTGGTCCAAGTACGACAGCCCGACCTTCGCCGACCTGCTGAACAAGGCCGCCGCCGCGTCCACCCCGGACGAGGCCAACGCCCTTTACCAGCAGGCCGAGGCCCAGCTGGGCACGGACTTCCCGACCGCCCCGCTGGACTACAAGAAGGCCAACTTCGGCTGGTCCGACCGGGTCTCGAACGTCAAGATCACGCCGTTCGGCACCCCCGACCTGAGCTCGATCACCGTCAAGTGA
- the ispF gene encoding 2-C-methyl-D-erythritol 2,4-cyclodiphosphate synthase → MSDLRTGIGWDIHRLVPGRRLVLGGVEVPAPAGFDTHSDGDVLSHAVVDALAGAMADGDLGTHFPEDDPDAEEARSLDFVVAFAARVRERGWMVSSLDSFVVLGTVRLRPHLEAMRSNLAVALGVDLDRVSVKARSADGLGPEGRGEAASASVSLLLSPLGAEQHT, encoded by the coding sequence ATGAGCGACCTGCGCACCGGCATCGGCTGGGACATCCACCGGCTCGTCCCGGGCCGGCGCCTGGTGCTCGGCGGGGTCGAGGTGCCGGCGCCCGCGGGCTTCGACACCCACTCCGACGGCGACGTCCTCAGCCACGCCGTCGTCGACGCCCTCGCCGGGGCGATGGCGGACGGGGACCTCGGCACGCACTTCCCCGAGGACGACCCGGACGCCGAGGAGGCCCGCAGCCTGGACTTCGTCGTCGCCTTCGCCGCACGGGTCCGCGAACGGGGCTGGATGGTCTCCTCCCTCGACAGCTTCGTGGTGCTCGGGACGGTGCGCCTCCGGCCCCACCTGGAGGCCATGCGGTCCAACCTCGCCGTCGCCCTCGGCGTGGACCTCGACCGCGTCTCGGTGAAGGCGCGCTCTGCCGACGGGCTCGGTCCGGAGGGCCGTGGCGAGGCGGCCAGCGCGTCGGTCAGCCTGCTGCTGTCGCCGCTCGGCGCCGAGCAGCACACCTGA
- a CDS encoding ABC transporter permease, translated as MTDTTRTDQTRTTIAASEPGADGSGSLVQPTDAGTTAEKPASLWTDAWYDLRRSPLFWISSVLILVLLVMAVAPGLFTSVDPTYASLAQARQRPSDQHVFGTTALGYDVYSRTIYGARASVLVGLCSSILTAVIGIVVGLISGFTGGWLDAVLSRVGEIFFAIPLLLGGILFLYVFPNGLDTPFWLQVGKVVLVIAIFGWPSVARLMRSSVLQVKPNDYVTAARALGGSPGRLILQHVLPNAIAPVIVVSTINLGVFISVEATLSFLNIGLRPPAVSWGIDISNASSIGLVRAAPNMLLFPSLFLSVTVLAFIMLGDAVRDAIDPKLR; from the coding sequence ATGACTGACACCACGAGGACCGACCAGACGCGGACGACGATCGCCGCGTCCGAGCCCGGCGCCGACGGCTCCGGCTCGCTCGTCCAGCCGACCGACGCGGGCACGACCGCGGAGAAGCCCGCGTCGCTGTGGACCGACGCCTGGTACGACCTGCGGCGCAGCCCGCTGTTCTGGATCTCGAGCGTGCTGATCCTGGTGCTGCTCGTCATGGCCGTCGCGCCGGGCCTCTTCACCAGCGTCGACCCAACGTACGCCTCGCTGGCCCAGGCGCGGCAGCGGCCGTCGGACCAGCACGTCTTCGGCACGACGGCGCTCGGCTACGACGTCTACTCCCGCACCATCTACGGGGCGCGGGCCTCGGTCCTGGTGGGGCTCTGCTCCTCGATCCTGACCGCGGTCATCGGCATCGTCGTCGGGCTCATCTCGGGCTTCACCGGCGGCTGGCTGGACGCCGTGCTCTCCCGGGTCGGCGAGATCTTCTTCGCCATCCCGCTGCTGCTCGGCGGCATCCTCTTCCTCTACGTCTTCCCCAACGGCCTGGACACCCCGTTCTGGCTGCAGGTGGGCAAGGTCGTCCTGGTCATCGCGATCTTCGGCTGGCCGAGCGTGGCGCGGCTGATGCGGTCCTCGGTCCTGCAGGTCAAGCCGAACGACTACGTCACGGCGGCGCGGGCCCTCGGCGGTTCGCCGGGCCGGCTGATCCTCCAGCACGTGCTGCCCAACGCGATCGCCCCGGTGATCGTGGTCTCGACCATCAACCTCGGCGTGTTCATCTCGGTCGAGGCGACGCTGTCGTTCCTCAACATCGGCCTGCGCCCGCCGGCCGTGTCGTGGGGCATCGACATCTCGAACGCGTCCTCGATCGGCCTGGTGCGCGCGGCCCCGAACATGCTGCTGTTCCCGTCGCTGTTCCTGTCCGTCACGGTGCTCGCCTTCATCATGCTGGGCGACGCCGTGCGTGACGCCATCGACCCGAAGCTGCGCTAG